The following are from one region of the Arthrobacter sp. KBS0703 genome:
- a CDS encoding L-serine ammonia-lyase translates to MAVGVFDLFSIGIGPSSSHTVGPMRAAAVFAGELKASGVLDRVASLRVDLYGSLAATGHGHGTMTAILLGLEGFHPELILPDEVEQRLAAISETGTLRLAGAVSLPYGVKDMVLRPLTVLPRHTNGMTFTVSDAGGEVLRSATFFSVGGGFIVREGEEDAAQQELDESKKELPLPFRTAAELLEHCQNTSLGISDVMRLNEEDSRTEEEIREGLLHIYSVMEGCVETSLRREGLLPGGLKVRRRAPDWHERLLKESRDQDPDYRDPKYWQEWVNLIALAVNEENASGGRVVTAPTNGAAGIIPAVLYYALHFAPGMDQATQQDRDDVVVKFLLTAGAIGVLYKEQASISGAEVGCQGEVGSASSMAAAGLAEVMGGTPAQVENAAEIAMEHNLGLTCDPIGGLVQVPCIERNAIAAAKAINAAKMALWGDGSHRVSLDEVIVTMRETGKDMSSKYKETAMGGLAVNVVEC, encoded by the coding sequence ATGGCTGTTGGAGTCTTTGACCTCTTCTCGATCGGGATCGGCCCGTCCAGTTCGCATACTGTGGGTCCGATGCGGGCTGCCGCGGTGTTCGCGGGGGAGCTTAAGGCGTCCGGGGTTCTGGACCGGGTGGCGTCGTTGCGGGTGGATCTGTATGGTTCGTTGGCCGCGACGGGGCATGGGCATGGCACCATGACGGCGATCCTGCTGGGGCTGGAGGGTTTCCATCCGGAGCTGATCCTGCCTGATGAGGTGGAGCAGCGGCTGGCGGCGATCTCGGAGACCGGGACGCTGCGGCTGGCCGGTGCGGTTTCGTTGCCGTACGGGGTGAAGGACATGGTCCTGCGTCCGCTGACCGTCCTGCCGCGGCATACGAACGGCATGACGTTCACGGTCTCGGACGCGGGCGGGGAGGTGCTGCGCAGTGCCACGTTCTTCTCGGTGGGCGGGGGTTTCATCGTCCGGGAGGGCGAGGAGGACGCGGCGCAGCAGGAACTGGACGAGTCCAAGAAGGAATTGCCGCTGCCGTTCCGCACCGCAGCCGAGTTGCTCGAGCACTGCCAGAACACGTCGTTGGGCATCAGCGATGTCATGCGGCTCAACGAGGAAGACAGCCGCACCGAGGAGGAGATCCGGGAGGGGCTGCTGCATATTTATTCGGTGATGGAGGGCTGTGTGGAAACCAGCCTCCGGCGTGAGGGGCTGCTGCCGGGCGGGCTGAAGGTCCGCCGTCGTGCCCCGGACTGGCACGAGCGGCTGCTGAAGGAGAGCCGGGACCAGGATCCCGATTACCGGGACCCGAAGTACTGGCAGGAGTGGGTGAACCTGATTGCCCTGGCGGTGAACGAGGAGAACGCCTCCGGCGGCAGGGTGGTTACCGCGCCGACCAACGGCGCCGCGGGCATCATCCCGGCGGTGCTGTACTACGCGCTGCACTTCGCCCCGGGCATGGATCAGGCGACCCAGCAGGATCGTGACGATGTGGTGGTGAAGTTCCTGCTCACGGCGGGCGCGATCGGGGTGTTGTACAAGGAGCAGGCGTCGATTTCCGGGGCCGAGGTGGGCTGCCAGGGCGAGGTGGGCTCGGCGTCGTCGATGGCCGCCGCGGGGCTGGCCGAGGTCATGGGCGGCACGCCGGCGCAGGTGGAGAACGCGGCCGAGATCGCGATGGAGCACAACCTGGGCCTGACCTGCGATCCGATCGGCGGGCTGGTGCAGGTGCCGTGCATCGAGCGGAACGCCATTGCCGCCGCGAAGGCCATCAACGCGGCCAAGATGGCGCTCTGGGGCGACGGCTCGCACCGGGTTTCGCTGGACGAGGTCATCGTGACCATGCGCGAAACCGGCAAGGACATGAGCTCCAAGTACAAGGAAACCGCGATGGGCGGCCTCGCCGTCAACGTGGTGGAATGCTGA
- a CDS encoding DUF817 domain-containing protein encodes MRSFTSVENRIDERAHRLLDNAPASGIRARLMEFAVFGLKQAWACIFGAALLAVIFAARLWYPDAAALARNDFLTLAAVVIQILMVATRLETVRELRVIVLFHLVGTVMELFKTDVGSWTYEAEGFLRIGAVPLFSGFMYAAVGSYMVRVYRLFDLRFAAYPRRWITAIVAAGIYANFFTHHYVADARWVLLAAVVVIFGRCVMHFRVFRRRFRMPLVLAFLLVALFIWIAENIATWSGAWLYPNQLNGWHMVSPDKLVSWFLLMIISVVLVAWVYKPEPPEASGEAEGTEAGAAPAVPAATAEG; translated from the coding sequence ATGCGCAGCTTCACGTCCGTAGAGAACCGCATCGACGAGCGTGCGCACCGGCTGCTCGACAACGCCCCGGCCAGCGGCATCCGTGCGCGGCTCATGGAGTTCGCCGTCTTCGGCCTCAAGCAGGCCTGGGCCTGCATCTTCGGCGCCGCGCTCCTCGCCGTGATCTTCGCGGCGCGGCTCTGGTATCCGGACGCCGCCGCACTGGCCCGGAACGATTTCCTGACCCTCGCTGCCGTCGTGATCCAGATCCTGATGGTGGCCACCCGGTTGGAAACCGTGCGGGAGCTCAGGGTGATTGTCCTCTTCCACCTGGTGGGGACGGTGATGGAGCTGTTCAAGACCGACGTCGGGTCGTGGACGTACGAGGCCGAGGGTTTCCTGCGGATCGGGGCGGTGCCGCTCTTCAGCGGCTTCATGTACGCGGCCGTGGGTTCGTATATGGTGCGCGTGTACCGGCTCTTCGACCTGCGCTTCGCGGCATATCCGCGGCGGTGGATCACGGCGATCGTGGCCGCCGGCATTTACGCGAACTTCTTCACCCACCACTACGTCGCCGACGCCCGTTGGGTCCTGCTGGCCGCCGTCGTGGTGATCTTCGGCCGGTGCGTGATGCACTTCCGGGTGTTCCGCCGCCGGTTCCGGATGCCGCTGGTCCTGGCGTTCCTGCTGGTGGCGCTGTTCATCTGGATTGCCGAGAACATCGCCACCTGGTCAGGGGCGTGGCTTTATCCGAACCAGCTGAACGGCTGGCACATGGTCTCGCCCGACAAGCTGGTTTCGTGGTTCCTGCTAATGATCATCTCGGTGGTGCTGGTGGCCTGGGTCTACAAGCCGGAGCCGCCGGAGGCTTCCGGGGAGGCCGAGGGTACAGAGGCCGGCGCGGCACCGGCCGTCCCGGCGGCCACCGCGGAAGGCTAG
- a CDS encoding gluconokinase: MNTNLPPLVVMGVSGCGKSTIGALLGERLGVPFSDGDDFHPPANKAKMAAGIPLDDDDRAPWLAEIGAALATPGGGAGSRIIACSALKRSYRDLLRSFVPDLVFVHLSGEAATISGRLSSRAHEYMPSSLLASQLATLEPLADDEAHIVADILEEPAALVDGIVRQLELSAGPHEELARHDELAGMPGS; encoded by the coding sequence ATGAACACGAATCTGCCGCCCCTGGTTGTCATGGGCGTGTCCGGCTGTGGAAAGTCGACCATCGGCGCCCTGCTGGGGGAACGTTTGGGCGTCCCCTTCTCCGACGGAGACGACTTTCATCCGCCCGCCAACAAGGCAAAGATGGCCGCCGGCATCCCGCTGGACGACGACGACCGGGCGCCGTGGCTCGCCGAAATCGGTGCCGCACTGGCGACGCCAGGAGGCGGCGCAGGCTCCCGCATCATCGCCTGCTCGGCGCTCAAGCGCAGCTACCGCGACCTGTTGCGCAGCTTCGTGCCGGACCTCGTCTTCGTCCATCTGTCCGGCGAGGCAGCGACGATTTCCGGCCGGCTGAGCAGCAGGGCGCACGAGTACATGCCCAGCAGCCTGCTCGCTTCCCAGCTGGCCACGCTCGAACCGCTGGCGGACGATGAGGCCCACATAGTCGCGGACATCCTCGAGGAACCGGCGGCCCTGGTGGACGGAATCGTCCGGCAGCTGGAACTATCCGCTGGCCCGCACGAGGAACTGGCCCGGCACGACGAACTGGCCGGGATGCCCGGCTCCTAA
- the gcvH gene encoding glycine cleavage system protein GcvH has translation MSKVVAELKYSAEHEWVAADGAGPAGIGISAVAADALGDIVYVDLPEVGSTVTAGETCGEVESTKSVSDLYAPVTGEVVEINDDVVSDPALINSDPYGAGWLFKVAVTEEGPLMSAEEYASTNGGEL, from the coding sequence ATGAGCAAAGTAGTTGCTGAACTGAAGTACTCCGCAGAGCACGAGTGGGTTGCTGCTGACGGGGCCGGCCCTGCGGGGATTGGCATCTCGGCCGTGGCTGCCGATGCCCTGGGCGACATTGTGTATGTGGACCTGCCCGAGGTCGGCTCGACCGTGACGGCGGGGGAGACCTGCGGCGAGGTGGAGTCCACCAAGTCCGTCTCGGACCTGTACGCCCCGGTGACGGGCGAGGTCGTCGAGATCAACGATGACGTCGTTTCTGATCCCGCCCTGATCAACAGCGATCCCTACGGTGCCGGCTGGCTGTTCAAGGTCGCCGTGACCGAAGAAGGTCCGCTCATGTCAGCTGAAGAGTACGCCTCCACGAACGGCGGCGAGCTGTGA
- the gcvT gene encoding glycine cleavage system aminomethyltransferase GcvT translates to MTENYTALYEEHKKAGASFTDFGGWQMPLKYSSELAEHHAVRSAAGLFDLSHMGEVWVTGPDAATFLDYALAGKLSAVAVGKAKYSLICHEDGGIIDDLISYRRGDEKYLVVPNAGNAAVVAAALAERAAGFEVTVEDDSAETSLIAVQGPKAEAILLTLVPAEQHSLVTELKYYAAVEIGIAVNGTTQELLLARTGYTGEDGFEIYVPNEDAAGLWEALLETGAGHGLIPAGLACRDSLRLEAGMPLYGNELSREGNPYAAGLGPVVSLAKESDFIGKAALSELKAAGAGSTTGRKLVGLKGLGRRAGRGHYPVLKDGNVVGEVTSGQPSPTLGYPVAMAYVDVEFTEPGTALDIDLRGKAEPFEVVALPFYKRAK, encoded by the coding sequence ATGACTGAGAACTACACCGCGCTTTACGAAGAGCACAAGAAGGCCGGCGCCTCCTTCACCGACTTCGGCGGCTGGCAGATGCCCTTGAAGTACAGCTCTGAGCTGGCCGAGCACCACGCCGTGCGCTCCGCCGCCGGCCTGTTCGACCTCTCCCACATGGGTGAAGTCTGGGTCACCGGCCCGGACGCTGCGACTTTCCTGGACTACGCCCTGGCGGGCAAACTGTCAGCGGTCGCCGTCGGCAAGGCCAAGTACTCGCTGATCTGCCACGAAGACGGCGGCATCATCGACGACCTGATCTCCTACCGCCGGGGCGACGAGAAGTACCTCGTGGTCCCGAACGCCGGCAACGCCGCGGTGGTCGCCGCGGCACTGGCCGAAAGGGCCGCCGGCTTCGAGGTTACGGTGGAGGACGATTCCGCAGAGACGTCCCTGATCGCCGTGCAGGGGCCGAAGGCAGAGGCGATTCTGCTGACCCTGGTCCCGGCCGAGCAGCACTCGCTGGTCACGGAGCTCAAGTACTACGCGGCGGTCGAGATAGGTATCGCCGTCAACGGCACTACCCAGGAGCTGCTGCTGGCCCGGACCGGGTACACCGGCGAGGACGGCTTCGAGATCTACGTGCCGAACGAGGACGCAGCGGGCCTGTGGGAGGCGTTGCTGGAAACCGGTGCCGGACACGGGCTCATTCCCGCAGGCCTGGCTTGCCGCGACTCGCTGCGCCTCGAAGCCGGCATGCCGCTCTACGGCAACGAGCTCTCCCGCGAAGGCAACCCCTACGCCGCAGGGCTCGGCCCGGTTGTCTCCCTCGCCAAGGAGTCGGACTTCATCGGCAAGGCCGCACTGAGCGAGCTCAAGGCAGCAGGCGCGGGCTCCACCACCGGCCGCAAGCTGGTCGGCCTCAAGGGCCTGGGCCGCCGGGCAGGCCGCGGGCACTACCCGGTCCTGAAGGATGGCAACGTTGTTGGCGAAGTCACGTCCGGACAGCCCTCGCCGACGCTGGGCTACCCCGTCGCGATGGCCTATGTCGACGTCGAGTTCACCGAACCCGGCACCGCCCTGGACATTGACCTCCGCGGCAAGGCGGAGCCGTTCGAAGTCGTCGCACTGCCTTTCTACAAGCGCGCAAAGTAG
- a CDS encoding methylenetetrahydrofolate reductase produces MFPVRIEIIPSEGIVEQVEALVPLTTTLTVTCLPHHGIERTMRTAVQLSVLGYQVIPHLAARSLHSRADLTGILRDCDVAGIGEVFVIGGDRKQPAGPYESALPVLEDIAQYSGGMMRAGVAGYPEGHPSVGPVDMLDALLAKQHLASHVVTQMCFSAPKILDYTALLRREGVRLPVWAGVAGSVPRTKLVSLATQIGVGSSLRFLSRKGPLARKLLSGDRYSPEGLVSGLESQPGSVAGIHLYSFNSLDSVPGAPGQAATSSALQQALIRGAARDN; encoded by the coding sequence ATGTTCCCCGTCAGAATAGAAATCATCCCCTCGGAAGGAATCGTTGAGCAGGTCGAGGCCCTGGTGCCCCTGACCACCACGCTCACCGTGACGTGCCTGCCCCATCACGGCATCGAGCGGACCATGCGCACGGCCGTCCAGCTGAGCGTGCTCGGCTACCAAGTGATCCCGCATCTCGCGGCGCGGAGCCTGCACAGCCGTGCCGACCTCACCGGAATCCTGCGCGACTGCGACGTTGCCGGCATCGGCGAAGTGTTCGTGATCGGCGGAGACCGGAAGCAGCCGGCAGGCCCGTACGAGTCCGCCCTTCCGGTGCTGGAAGACATCGCGCAGTACTCCGGCGGAATGATGCGGGCAGGCGTCGCGGGCTACCCGGAGGGTCACCCTTCCGTTGGCCCCGTGGACATGCTGGATGCCCTGCTGGCGAAGCAGCACCTGGCTTCGCACGTCGTCACGCAGATGTGCTTCTCCGCACCGAAAATACTCGACTACACGGCGCTCCTGCGCCGCGAAGGCGTCCGGCTGCCCGTCTGGGCGGGCGTGGCCGGGTCCGTTCCGCGGACCAAGCTGGTCTCCCTAGCGACGCAGATCGGCGTCGGAAGTTCCCTCAGGTTCCTTAGCCGCAAAGGCCCGCTGGCCCGCAAACTCCTGAGCGGCGACCGCTACTCGCCAGAGGGCCTCGTGTCCGGACTGGAAAGCCAGCCGGGCAGCGTCGCGGGCATCCATCTCTACAGCTTCAACAGCCTTGATTCGGTTCCCGGCGCCCCGGGTCAGGCGGCAACATCATCAGCACTCCAGCAAGCATTGATTCGAGGAGCAGCACGTGACAACTGA
- the cycA gene encoding D-serine/D-alanine/glycine transporter, whose amino-acid sequence MTTETVTSQQTPHLERQLSNRHIQLIAIGGAIGTGLFMGSGKTISAAGPSVIFVYMIIGFMLFFVMRAMGELLLSNLNYKSFSDFAADLLGPWAGFFTGWTYWFCWVITGIADVIAIAGYSKELWPGLPLWIPGLATVAILLLLNLTTVKAFGETEFWFALIKIIAIAALIVVGLFMIFSGFQSDAGPATFTNLWSHGGFFPNEFMGFVAGFQIAVFAFVGIELVGTTAAEAKDPEKNLPKAINSIPIRVLLFYVGALIILMSVTPWTQFQAGHSPFIAMFSLAGLGAAATVVNLVVLSSAMSSANSGIYSTSRMVYGLAQEGDAPSVFSALSRRKVPQNALFLSCVLLLSGVVLMYAGQDIGKAFDMVTTVSAVCFVFVWSIILASYISFRRRRPHLHEASKYQMPGGVPMVWVVFAFFAFVLWTLTTQPDTLTALLVTPVWFILLGAAWLVLRRRPAHLARYATFQAELTEDLAQESAAAREFGSVKK is encoded by the coding sequence GTGACAACTGAAACCGTAACTTCCCAGCAAACGCCGCATCTTGAGCGGCAGCTCAGCAACCGGCACATCCAGCTGATCGCCATTGGCGGCGCCATCGGCACCGGCCTCTTCATGGGCTCGGGCAAAACCATCTCCGCGGCAGGGCCCTCGGTCATCTTCGTCTACATGATCATCGGCTTCATGCTGTTCTTCGTCATGCGGGCCATGGGCGAACTGCTGCTGAGCAACCTGAACTACAAGTCCTTCAGCGATTTCGCGGCGGACCTCCTGGGCCCCTGGGCCGGCTTCTTCACGGGCTGGACCTACTGGTTCTGCTGGGTGATCACGGGCATCGCGGACGTCATCGCCATCGCCGGCTATTCGAAGGAACTCTGGCCGGGGCTTCCGCTCTGGATCCCGGGCCTGGCCACCGTGGCCATCCTGCTGCTCCTGAATCTCACCACGGTGAAGGCGTTCGGCGAGACGGAGTTCTGGTTCGCGCTGATCAAGATCATCGCCATCGCGGCACTGATCGTGGTGGGCCTGTTCATGATTTTCAGCGGGTTCCAGTCCGACGCCGGCCCTGCCACCTTCACGAACCTGTGGAGCCACGGCGGTTTCTTCCCGAACGAGTTCATGGGATTCGTGGCCGGCTTCCAGATTGCAGTCTTCGCCTTTGTGGGCATTGAACTGGTGGGCACCACGGCCGCAGAGGCCAAGGACCCGGAGAAGAACCTGCCCAAGGCCATCAACTCCATCCCCATCCGTGTGCTGCTCTTTTACGTGGGCGCCCTCATCATTCTGATGTCCGTCACGCCCTGGACCCAGTTCCAGGCCGGCCACAGCCCGTTCATCGCCATGTTCTCCTTGGCAGGCCTGGGTGCCGCCGCCACGGTGGTGAACCTGGTGGTGCTCAGCTCGGCCATGTCCTCGGCCAACTCCGGCATCTACTCCACGTCCCGCATGGTGTACGGGCTGGCCCAGGAGGGTGACGCTCCGTCCGTTTTCAGCGCGCTGTCGCGCCGCAAGGTCCCGCAGAATGCCCTGTTCCTGTCCTGCGTCCTCCTGCTCTCCGGCGTGGTGCTGATGTACGCGGGGCAGGACATCGGCAAGGCCTTCGACATGGTGACCACCGTGTCCGCCGTCTGCTTCGTGTTCGTGTGGTCCATCATTCTGGCCAGCTACATTTCCTTCCGCCGGCGCCGCCCGCACCTGCACGAGGCGTCGAAGTACCAGATGCCGGGCGGCGTCCCCATGGTCTGGGTGGTCTTCGCGTTCTTCGCCTTCGTGCTGTGGACGCTGACCACACAGCCGGACACCCTGACGGCGCTGCTGGTCACGCCGGTGTGGTTCATCCTGCTCGGCGCCGCCTGGCTGGTGCTGCGCCGGCGCCCGGCGCACCTGGCCCGCTACGCGACGTTCCAGGCCGAACTCACCGAGGATCTGGCGCAGGAGTCAGCCGCCGCGCGGGAATTTGGATCGGTGAAGAAATGA
- a CDS encoding adenylate kinase has product MLIIGPPGSGKGTQAERISERLGVVAISTGDIFRAHVKGGTPLGIEARKYMDAGDFVPDSVTNEMVRSRLSEDDVENGFLLDGYPRTACQVDYLDEALAQGGQQLDVVLQLTADDEELVTRLLGRAKDTGRSDDNEAVIRHRLDLYHEQTEAVVAKYAERGALTRVDGAGGIDEVTNRVLDAIATAPLAGRR; this is encoded by the coding sequence ATGTTGATTATCGGGCCGCCCGGTTCCGGAAAAGGGACGCAGGCGGAGCGCATTTCGGAGCGCCTCGGCGTCGTAGCGATCTCCACGGGCGACATCTTCCGCGCCCATGTGAAGGGCGGAACGCCTCTTGGCATCGAAGCCAGGAAATACATGGACGCCGGTGACTTCGTCCCCGACAGCGTCACGAACGAGATGGTGCGCAGCCGCCTCAGCGAGGACGACGTCGAGAACGGCTTCCTGCTGGACGGCTACCCGCGCACGGCCTGCCAGGTCGACTACCTGGACGAAGCCCTGGCCCAAGGCGGGCAACAGCTCGACGTCGTACTGCAGCTGACCGCCGATGACGAGGAGCTGGTGACCCGCCTCCTGGGCCGCGCCAAGGACACCGGGCGCAGCGACGACAACGAAGCCGTCATCCGGCACCGGCTGGACCTGTACCACGAGCAGACCGAGGCTGTTGTGGCCAAGTACGCCGAGCGCGGTGCGCTGACCCGGGTCGACGGCGCCGGCGGCATCGATGAAGTCACCAACAGGGTGCTGGACGCCATCGCCACGGCTCCCCTCGCCGGCAGGCGGTGA
- the glyA gene encoding serine hydroxymethyltransferase — MSGAGAATAAFEQVVSPSLDAELSALDPEIAAKIDDELTRQRNGLEMIASENHTAVAVMQAQGSVLTNKYAEGYPGKRYYGGCEHVDVIEQLAIDRVKALFGAEYANVQPHSGAQANASVMHALIRPGDTIMGLNLAHGGHLTHGMRINFSGRLYNVIPYQVREEDHRIDMAEVERLALEHKPALIVAGWSAYARQLDFAEFRRIADLVGAYLMVDMAHFAGLVAAGLHPSPVPHAHVTTSTTHKTLAGPRGGIILSNDADIAKKINSAVFPGQQGGPLEHVIAGKAVAFKIAASEEFRERQERVLAGARILAERLVRPDVTAKGINVISGGTDVHLVLVDLRDCELDGQQAEDRLAEIDITVNRNAVPFDPRPPMVTSGLRIGTPALATRGFGEAAFAEVADIIAEALIADAGADLSGLRARVEALAEAHPLYPAVADLAG, encoded by the coding sequence GTGAGCGGGGCAGGCGCCGCAACGGCGGCCTTCGAGCAGGTCGTTTCCCCGTCCCTGGATGCGGAGCTGTCCGCGCTGGATCCGGAGATCGCGGCGAAGATCGACGACGAACTGACCCGGCAGCGCAACGGGCTGGAGATGATCGCGTCGGAGAACCACACCGCGGTCGCGGTGATGCAGGCGCAGGGTTCGGTGCTGACGAACAAGTACGCCGAGGGCTACCCCGGGAAGCGGTATTACGGCGGCTGCGAGCACGTTGACGTGATCGAGCAACTCGCGATCGACCGCGTCAAGGCCCTGTTCGGGGCCGAGTACGCGAACGTGCAGCCGCACTCCGGCGCGCAGGCGAACGCTTCCGTAATGCACGCGCTGATCCGTCCGGGCGACACGATCATGGGCCTGAACCTGGCGCATGGCGGGCACCTGACTCACGGGATGCGGATTAACTTCTCCGGCCGGCTCTACAACGTCATCCCCTACCAGGTCCGCGAAGAGGACCACCGGATCGACATGGCCGAAGTGGAGCGCCTCGCCCTCGAGCACAAGCCGGCGCTGATTGTGGCCGGCTGGTCCGCCTACGCCCGGCAGCTCGACTTCGCCGAGTTCCGCCGCATCGCCGACCTCGTGGGCGCGTACCTGATGGTGGACATGGCGCACTTCGCCGGGCTGGTCGCCGCCGGGCTGCACCCGTCCCCGGTGCCGCACGCGCACGTCACCACGTCTACGACGCACAAGACACTTGCCGGTCCTCGCGGCGGGATCATCCTTTCCAACGACGCCGACATCGCCAAGAAGATCAACTCGGCGGTGTTCCCAGGCCAGCAGGGCGGCCCGCTGGAACACGTCATCGCCGGCAAGGCCGTGGCCTTCAAGATCGCCGCCTCTGAGGAGTTCCGGGAGCGGCAGGAGCGGGTGCTGGCCGGCGCCCGGATCCTGGCCGAGCGCCTGGTCCGGCCGGACGTCACCGCGAAGGGGATTAACGTGATCTCCGGCGGCACGGACGTGCACCTGGTCCTGGTGGACCTGCGCGACTGTGAACTGGACGGGCAGCAGGCCGAGGACCGGCTCGCGGAAATCGACATCACGGTCAACCGCAACGCCGTGCCGTTCGACCCGCGTCCGCCGATGGTGACTTCGGGGCTGCGGATCGGCACCCCGGCCCTGGCCACCCGCGGGTTCGGCGAGGCCGCCTTCGCCGAGGTCGCGGACATCATCGCCGAGGCCCTGATCGCCGACGCCGGCGCGGACCTTTCCGGTCTGCGCGCACGTGTGGAGGCCCTCGCGGAAGCCCACCCGCTTTACCCGGCAGTGGCCGACCTCGCAGGCTGA
- the purU gene encoding formyltetrahydrofolate deformylase, translating into MTVDCAESPGIVHAVSGFLLNHGCDIIDIKQYRDKGEGHFFMRVHFSSAQESPAHESPAQESFTEELRRDFTPVAEQWQMNWQLEPHGRKRRVLVMVSKMGHCLNDLLFRAGTGDIPVEIVAVVSNHREQEALMQWHGIPFFHLPVTKDTKPDAEARLLELVDEFDVELVVLARYMQVLSDDLSAKLAGRTINIHHSFLPSFKGAKPYHQAYERGVKTVGATAHYVNAELDEGPIISQQVIDVDHTYAADDLVAVGRDAECAALRNAVRWHCEGRILLLGNRTVILR; encoded by the coding sequence ATGACGGTCGACTGTGCGGAGTCTCCGGGCATCGTTCACGCTGTCTCCGGTTTCCTACTCAACCATGGCTGCGACATCATCGACATCAAGCAGTACAGGGACAAGGGCGAAGGCCACTTCTTCATGCGCGTGCACTTTTCCTCAGCGCAGGAGTCCCCGGCACACGAGTCCCCAGCGCAGGAGTCCTTCACGGAAGAGCTGCGCCGGGACTTCACGCCGGTGGCGGAGCAGTGGCAGATGAACTGGCAGCTGGAACCGCACGGCCGCAAACGCCGCGTCCTGGTGATGGTGTCCAAAATGGGCCACTGCCTCAATGACCTGCTCTTCAGGGCAGGCACGGGCGACATCCCGGTGGAGATCGTCGCCGTGGTGTCCAACCACCGCGAGCAGGAGGCGTTGATGCAATGGCACGGCATCCCGTTCTTCCACCTCCCGGTCACCAAAGACACCAAGCCCGACGCCGAAGCCCGGCTCCTCGAACTCGTTGATGAATTCGACGTGGAACTCGTGGTGCTGGCCCGCTATATGCAGGTCCTGAGTGACGACCTATCGGCCAAGCTGGCAGGGCGGACCATCAACATCCACCACTCGTTCCTGCCCAGCTTCAAGGGCGCCAAGCCCTACCACCAGGCCTACGAACGCGGCGTAAAAACCGTGGGCGCCACCGCGCACTACGTCAACGCCGAGCTCGATGAGGGCCCGATCATTTCGCAGCAGGTCATCGACGTGGACCACACGTACGCCGCCGATGACCTGGTCGCGGTGGGCCGGGACGCCGAATGCGCCGCCCTCCGCAACGCCGTCCGCTGGCACTGCGAGGGCAGGATCCTGCTGCTCGGCAACCGCACCGTCATATTGCGATAG
- a CDS encoding type II toxin-antitoxin system VapC family toxin: MTRYVITPNTALRLAQDQTATGDGCQLVAPTLLRSQVLSLLYQAVRRGELSKADAARQLNYVRALRIRLLGDRVLQGTAWKVADQLGWPDTLDAEYVALTQLQAEALVTLDGKLALAARDLVAVAPIEALY, encoded by the coding sequence ATGACTCGGTATGTGATCACCCCGAACACAGCCCTGCGGCTCGCGCAGGACCAGACCGCCACCGGCGACGGGTGCCAGCTGGTGGCCCCGACGCTTCTCCGCTCCCAGGTCCTGTCGCTCCTCTACCAGGCGGTACGGCGCGGCGAGCTATCGAAGGCGGATGCCGCCCGGCAGCTCAACTATGTGCGGGCCCTGCGCATCCGCCTGCTCGGCGACCGCGTTCTTCAGGGCACCGCCTGGAAAGTGGCTGACCAGCTCGGCTGGCCGGACACCCTCGACGCCGAGTACGTCGCCCTGACCCAGCTGCAGGCCGAAGCCCTGGTCACCCTGGACGGGAAGCTCGCGCTGGCGGCCCGCGATCTGGTCGCGGTGGCACCGATCGAAGCGCTGTACTGA